In Stegostoma tigrinum isolate sSteTig4 chromosome 33, sSteTig4.hap1, whole genome shotgun sequence, one genomic interval encodes:
- the rxfp3.3a3 gene encoding relaxin-3 receptor 1: MDEAGSNATVAMISNSSMMLGPRNSNLFDIEISGNGSPALRISISITYSIVCAVGLVGNLLVFFLMRVKQGRKNSTINFFILNLAVTDFQFVLTLPFWAVDTALDFSWPFGDAMCKIILSITVMNMYASVFFLTAMAMARYWSVASALRSRRSRLQCSVRWISLLLWLAASVATLPTAVFARTMPLDGEKLCLLNFPDDGQYWLALYHIQKITLAFVLPMITLSVCYFLLLRILAQHHVSTSNPRRKSRVTRSITVLMLAFFLCWLPNHVITLWGVLVKLNAVPWDKTYYTLHAYVFPVTVCLAHTNSCLNPVLYCLLRRDFRQSMRKIFWKISSPGLSHACAIRPFSGPFKAELPVGIPLRGMEGERCRSASPCNGRREGTVSKCSL; this comes from the coding sequence ATGGATGAAGCCGGGTCCAATGCTACTGTTGCAATGATTTCCAACTCAAGCATGATGCTGGGGCCACGGAATTCCAATCTGTTTGACATTGAGATCTCTGGGAATGGCTCTCCGGCTTTGAGAATCAGCATCTCCATCACCTACTCCATCGTGTGTGCCGTTGGCTTGGTgggcaacttgctggtcttcttCCTGATGAGGGTGAAGCAAGGGCGCAAGAATTCCACCATCAACTTCTTCATCCTCAACTTAGCGGTGACCgacttccagtttgtgctgaccTTGCCGTTCTGGGCGGTGGACACGGCTCTGGACTTTAGCTGGCCCTTCGGGGACGCCATGTGTAAGATCATCCTGTCGATCACCGTAATGAACATGTATGCCAGCGTCTTCTTCCTCACCGCCATGGCCATGGCCCGCTATTGGTCGGTGGCCTCGGCTCTCAGGTCCCGGAGGAGCCGGCTGCAGTGTTCGGTCAGATGGATCAGCTTGCTGCTTTGGCTGGCGGCCAGTGTGGCCACTCTGCCCACCGCTGTGTTTGCCAGAACCATGCCCTTGGACGGCGAGAAACTGTGCCTGCTCAATTTTCCTGACGACGGCCAGTACTGGCTTGCGTTGTACCATATCCAGAAGATCACGCTAGCGTTTGTCCTGCCCATGATCACCCTGTCGGTCTGTTATTTTCTCCTGCTCCGAATCCTGGCTCAGCACCACGTCAGCACCAGCAATCCCAGGAGAAAGTCCCGAGTCACCAGGTCCATCACCGTGCTCATGCTAGCTTTCTTTCTGTGCTGGCTTCCCAATCACGTTATCACCCTCTGGGGCGTCCTGGTTAAACTCAATGCAGTGCCTTGGGACAAAACCTACTATACTTTACACGCCTATGTGTTCCCAGTCACTGTCTGCTTGGCGCACACCAACAGTTGCCTGAATCCGGTGCTGTACTGCTTACTGAGGAGAGATTTCCGTCAGTCCATGAGAAAGATCTTCTGGAAGATATCTTCGCCCGGCTTGAGCCACGCTTGTGCCATCCGACCCTTCTCCGGCCCTTTCAAAGCCGAGCTCCCGGTGGGAATCCCTCTGCGCGGCATGGAGGGAGAGCGCTGTCGGTCAGCCTCCCCATGTAACGGGCGGCGTGAGGGCACTGTGTCCAAGTGCAGCCTCTAG